A single region of the Silene latifolia isolate original U9 population chromosome 8, ASM4854445v1, whole genome shotgun sequence genome encodes:
- the LOC141595479 gene encoding protein FAR-RED IMPAIRED RESPONSE 1-like — protein sequence MKNGLLLIDRFHEGHNHELILLKDREFHKLSRNITDYHKMIIVSNSRLKIGATKTYRICKEQVNGFENIGASLNDFKNFHRDIKCFIHERDGQLFVDHFKEMTKTRIGFYFDYDLDDDGSLRRAIWADGTARDSYKIFGDAVSFYPTYSTNKYSMVFTPFTGVDHHKRSVTFCGALIAREDYESFNWVFKVFLQAMGGTVGDGALQRLEDGVDYEDDSKIRERK from the exons ATGAAGAATGGTCTTTTATTAATTGACCGGTTCCACGAGGGTCACAATCACGAGCTTATCTTACTTAAGGACAGAGAGTTCCATAAATTGTCGCGTAACATAACAGATTATCACAAGATGATAATCGTTTCGAACTCAAGG ctgaagataggagcaacAAAGACATACAGAATCTGCAAAGAACAAGTGAATGGATTCGAGAACATTGGAGCAagcttaaatgattttaagaacttccataggGATATTAAATGTTTCATTCACGAACGGGATGGTCAGTTGTTTGTTGACCATTTCAAGGAAATGACTAAAACAAGAATAGGTTTCTACTTTGACTATGATCTTGACGATGATGGGAGCCTACGTAGGGCCATATGGGCGGACGGTACTGCCCGAGATAGTTACAAAATTTTTGGTGATGCGGTGTCATTCTACCCAACTTACTCCACCAATAAGTATTCTATGGTATTCACACCATTCACAGGTGTTGACCACCATAAACGATCTGTGACGTTCTGTGGGGCTCTAATTGCAAGGGAAGATTATGAGTCATTTAATTGGGTTTTCAAAGTTTTTTTACAAGCAATGGGG GGGACagtgggtgatggcgcattgcagaGACTTGAGGATGGCGTCGATTATGAGGATGactcaaagatcagagagcgaaaatag